The following are from one region of the Haemophilus parainfluenzae genome:
- the cas5c gene encoding type I-C CRISPR-associated protein Cas5c, whose product MNQIRLHVWGDYACFTRPEMKVERVSYDVITPSAARGILAAVHWKPAIRWVIDRIYVLKPIRFESVRRNELGGKISAGKVSGAMKRKSVADLYMLIEDDRQQRAATVLKDVVYVIEAHAVLTAKAGADETVTKHIEMFKRRAKKGQCFQQPCLGVREFPADFALIDEGEPLPLSALSESEANRDLGWMLHDIDFDHGNTPHFFRAQMKDGVIDVPPFYAEEVKA is encoded by the coding sequence ATGAACCAAATCCGCCTACACGTTTGGGGCGATTATGCCTGTTTTACCCGTCCGGAGATGAAGGTGGAGCGGGTGTCTTATGATGTCATCACGCCGTCGGCGGCGCGCGGGATTTTGGCAGCGGTGCATTGGAAGCCGGCGATTCGGTGGGTGATTGACCGGATTTATGTGTTAAAGCCGATTCGGTTTGAGTCGGTGCGGCGCAATGAGTTGGGCGGCAAGATTTCGGCGGGCAAGGTCAGCGGCGCGATGAAGCGCAAGAGCGTTGCCGATTTATATATGCTGATTGAAGACGACCGCCAGCAGCGCGCAGCGACGGTGCTTAAAGATGTGGTTTATGTGATTGAAGCCCATGCGGTGCTGACGGCAAAAGCGGGGGCGGATGAGACCGTTACCAAGCATATCGAGATGTTCAAACGCCGTGCGAAAAAGGGGCAATGCTTTCAGCAGCCTTGTTTGGGCGTGCGTGAATTTCCTGCCGATTTTGCGTTGATTGACGAAGGCGAGCCGCTGCCGCTGTCGGCATTATCGGAAAGCGAGGCAAACCGCGATTTAGGCTGGATGCTGCACGATATTGATTTTGACCACGGCAACACGCCGCATTTTTTCCGCGCGCAAATGAAAGACGGCGTGATTGATGTACCGCCGTTTTACGCCGAGGAGGTGAAAGCATGA
- a CDS encoding SIR2 family protein has protein sequence MEFTKEQKKFITDFVVEIKNGDAAIFAGAGLSASVGFVNWKELLKDFADELDLDIEKEHDLIGVAQYYSNRYERGKINKRIINEFTTLKQGSENHKLLSKIGISTFWTTNYDQLIERTLESDGKTVEKKIRNNDFSHNIKKKDAIVYKMHGDKDFPEEVVLIKDDYETYQDKRELFATALRGDLLSKTFLFIGFSFDDPNLEYILGRIKVLLKNNTPTHYCFFKEVSRDDFQDEESYTYAKVKQELKIEDLIRYGIHSIMIQEYSDITAILKEIERRLKRSNIFISGAAHNYDPFTEDRAKELIHNLSYKLAEKEYKIISGYGLGIGSIVINGALEYKYQSNYRNLDDLLILRPFPQMQSGNKSISERWTDYRNEIISQAGIAIFMFGNKLDKNGDIVLSNGMKEEFEICLQHNVIPIPIGCTGSISEELWDDVIKNRTELYFNDQSLINEIKKLGQSDISNDGIISTVLSIIDKLQKM, from the coding sequence ATGGAATTCACCAAGGAACAGAAAAAATTTATCACTGATTTTGTTGTAGAGATTAAAAATGGCGATGCTGCGATTTTTGCGGGAGCTGGGCTATCAGCGTCAGTTGGTTTTGTTAATTGGAAAGAGTTGCTGAAAGATTTTGCAGATGAATTAGATCTTGATATTGAAAAAGAACATGACTTAATTGGAGTTGCTCAATATTACTCTAATCGATATGAAAGAGGTAAAATTAATAAAAGAATAATTAATGAGTTTACAACCTTAAAGCAAGGTAGCGAGAATCACAAACTTCTTTCTAAGATTGGTATTAGTACATTCTGGACAACTAACTATGATCAATTAATAGAAAGAACTTTAGAATCTGATGGAAAAACTGTTGAGAAAAAAATAAGAAATAATGATTTTTCTCATAATATTAAAAAGAAAGATGCTATTGTTTACAAAATGCATGGTGACAAAGATTTTCCAGAAGAAGTTGTATTAATCAAAGATGATTATGAAACTTATCAGGATAAAAGGGAATTATTTGCTACGGCGTTAAGAGGGGATTTGCTTTCAAAAACATTTTTGTTTATAGGCTTCAGTTTTGATGATCCAAATTTAGAATATATTTTAGGACGTATTAAGGTTTTATTAAAAAACAATACGCCAACACATTATTGTTTTTTTAAAGAAGTATCAAGAGATGACTTCCAAGATGAGGAAAGTTATACATATGCCAAAGTTAAGCAAGAATTAAAAATAGAAGACCTTATTAGATATGGCATTCATTCAATAATGATTCAGGAATATTCTGACATTACTGCTATTTTAAAAGAAATTGAAAGACGCTTGAAACGTAGCAATATTTTTATTTCAGGTGCAGCGCATAATTACGATCCATTTACTGAGGATAGAGCTAAAGAACTTATACATAATCTTAGTTATAAACTGGCAGAGAAAGAATATAAGATTATTTCCGGATATGGCTTGGGCATTGGCAGTATCGTTATTAATGGAGCGTTAGAATATAAATATCAATCAAACTATCGCAATTTAGACGATTTATTAATTTTAAGACCATTTCCGCAAATGCAATCAGGAAATAAATCTATTTCTGAAAGATGGACTGACTACAGAAATGAAATCATTTCTCAAGCTGGTATTGCTATTTTTATGTTTGGAAACAAATTGGATAAAAATGGAGACATCGTTCTTTCTAATGGCATGAAAGAAGAATTTGAGATTTGCTTACAACATAATGTGATTCCAATTCCAATTGGCTGTACTGGCTCAATATCTGAAGAGCTTTGGGATGATGTTATAAAAAATCGTACCGAACTATATTTTAATGATCAGTCATTAATAAATGAAATAAAAAAGCTGGGTCAATCTGATATTTCTAATGATGGAATTATTTCTACGGTGCTTTCTATCATTGATAAGTTACAAAAGATGTAA
- the cas8c gene encoding type I-C CRISPR-associated protein Cas8c/Csd1: MILASLARYYRRLAMETDEMGNPKVPPYGFSEEKIGWILVLDKEGRLKTAVPNLTADKKPQPKLMSVPRPEKRTSGIKPNFLWDKTAYALGVEANKNKAEAKEKPFTSSEKTFEAFKQYHLDLLQNSEDEGLQALCRFLQNWQPAHFAVENLPAEMLDANIAFSLEKPTALIHKREAAQTLWAGCLKSDEALEGLCLISGDTAPITRLHPAIKGVFGGQSSGGSIISFNKEAFASFGKEQGANAPVSEQSAFAYTTALNYLLRRENNHCLTIGDASTVFWAEADDNAMAQAAEGFFAQVFTPPDDEQESAKIFNVLEQMGKGRPLQEIAPELSPNTRFYILGLAPNAARISVRFWLDTTFGQLAENLAQHWQDLALEPCAWKTPPSIWRLLLQTAVLGKSENISPVLAGEMTRAVICGTPYPLSLLSQLITRIRADGDVNGLRVAMMKAVLERRFRKGFIEEGVPMSLNNESQNRAYLLGRLFAVLERIQYQALGELNAGIADLYYGSASAVPFSVFPRLLSGAKHHLSRLRKDKAGMAVNLDKDLGEIIAKLPETFPRHLSIDEQGRFAIGYYHQKQSYFAKKETAETIEN, from the coding sequence ATGATTCTTGCGTCCCTTGCCCGTTATTACCGCCGTTTGGCAATGGAAACCGATGAAATGGGCAACCCAAAAGTGCCGCCTTATGGCTTTAGCGAGGAGAAAATCGGCTGGATTTTGGTGTTGGATAAAGAAGGTCGTCTGAAAACCGCTGTGCCGAATCTGACTGCCGATAAAAAGCCGCAGCCGAAGCTGATGAGCGTGCCGCGCCCTGAAAAACGCACGTCGGGTATCAAACCGAATTTTTTGTGGGATAAAACCGCCTACGCACTTGGCGTGGAAGCCAATAAAAACAAAGCCGAAGCAAAAGAAAAACCGTTTACGTCGTCTGAAAAAACTTTTGAAGCCTTCAAGCAATACCATCTCGATTTACTGCAAAACAGTGAAGATGAAGGCTTGCAAGCCTTATGCCGTTTTCTGCAAAACTGGCAGCCTGCACATTTTGCTGTCGAAAATCTGCCTGCCGAAATGCTCGATGCCAACATCGCATTTTCTCTTGAAAAACCGACCGCACTTATCCATAAACGCGAAGCCGCACAAACCTTATGGGCAGGCTGCCTGAAAAGCGATGAAGCACTCGAAGGCTTGTGCTTGATTAGTGGCGATACAGCCCCGATTACACGGCTGCACCCAGCGATTAAAGGCGTATTTGGCGGGCAAAGCTCCGGCGGTTCGATTATTTCATTCAACAAAGAAGCCTTTGCCTCTTTCGGTAAAGAGCAAGGTGCAAATGCCCCTGTTTCCGAACAATCCGCCTTTGCCTACACCACCGCGCTGAACTATCTGTTGCGCCGCGAAAACAATCACTGCCTGACCATTGGTGACGCCAGCACGGTCTTTTGGGCGGAAGCGGATGATAACGCGATGGCGCAGGCTGCCGAGGGCTTCTTTGCGCAAGTATTCACGCCGCCGGATGACGAACAAGAAAGCGCCAAAATTTTCAATGTGTTGGAACAAATGGGCAAAGGTCGCCCGCTGCAAGAAATTGCACCCGAACTCTCTCCCAATACCCGTTTTTACATTTTAGGGCTTGCCCCCAACGCCGCGCGGATTTCTGTTCGCTTTTGGCTGGATACCACGTTTGGGCAGTTGGCGGAAAATTTGGCGCAGCATTGGCAAGATTTAGCCCTTGAGCCTTGCGCATGGAAAACGCCGCCGTCGATTTGGCGACTTTTATTGCAAACTGCCGTATTGGGCAAAAGCGAAAATATCTCGCCCGTGTTGGCAGGTGAGATGACCCGCGCCGTGATTTGCGGCACGCCGTATCCCTTGAGTTTACTGTCGCAACTGATTACCCGAATCCGCGCCGACGGCGATGTAAACGGCCTGCGCGTGGCAATGATGAAAGCCGTATTAGAGCGGCGTTTTAGAAAAGGTTTTATCGAAGAAGGAGTTCCTATGAGTTTGAACAATGAAAGCCAGAATCGCGCCTATCTTTTAGGGCGGCTGTTTGCCGTGTTGGAGCGCATCCAATATCAGGCGTTGGGCGAATTAAACGCCGGCATTGCCGACCTCTATTACGGCTCTGCATCCGCCGTGCCGTTTTCGGTTTTTCCGCGCCTTTTGTCAGGTGCAAAACACCATTTATCGCGCTTGCGTAAAGACAAAGCCGGCATGGCGGTGAATTTGGATAAAGATTTGGGCGAAATCATTGCCAAACTGC